In the genome of Gloeotrichia echinulata CP02, one region contains:
- the lepA gene encoding translation elongation factor 4 codes for MTDVPAVRIRNFCIIAHIDHGKSTLADRLLQATGTVEDRQMKEQFLDNMDLERERGITIKLQAARMNYTAKDGQQYVLNLIDTPGHVDFSYEVSRSLAACEGALLVVDASQGVEAQTLANVYLALEHNLEIIPVLNKIDLPGAEPDRVIGEIEEIIGLDCSGAILASAKEGIGIDEILETIVERVPPAPDRVKERLRALIFDSYYDSYRGVIVYFRVMDGTVKKGDRIYLMASGKEYEIDELGVLSPTQKQVEELHAGEVGYLAAAIRAVADARVGDTITLANAKAVDALPGYTEANPMVFCGMFPIDADQFEDLREALEKLRLNDAALHYEPETSSAMGFGFRCGFLGLLHMEIVQERLEREYNLDLIITAPSVVYKVITTKGEELYIDNPSHLPAPNDRERIEEPYVKVEMITPEIYVGSLMELSQNRRGVFKDMKYLTQGRTTLTYEIPLAEVVTDFFDQMKSRSRGYASMEYHLIGYRENPLVKLDIMINGDPVDSLAMIVHRDKAYNVGRSMAEKLKELIPRHQFKVPIQASIGSKVIASEHIPALRKDVLAKCYGGDISRKKKLLQKQAKGKKRMKSVGTVDVPQEAFMAVLRLDQS; via the coding sequence ATGACTGACGTTCCCGCAGTTCGCATTCGCAATTTCTGTATTATTGCTCACATCGACCACGGAAAATCAACCCTAGCTGATCGCTTATTACAAGCCACTGGTACGGTTGAAGACCGGCAGATGAAGGAACAGTTTCTCGACAATATGGATTTGGAACGGGAGCGCGGCATTACAATTAAGCTGCAAGCTGCCCGCATGAATTATACTGCCAAAGATGGTCAGCAGTATGTGCTGAACTTAATTGATACTCCTGGACATGTGGATTTTTCATATGAAGTGTCACGCAGTCTTGCCGCTTGCGAAGGGGCATTACTGGTAGTAGATGCGTCTCAAGGCGTAGAAGCGCAAACTTTGGCGAATGTGTATTTAGCCCTGGAGCATAATCTGGAAATTATCCCGGTTTTGAATAAAATCGACTTACCAGGGGCAGAACCAGATAGAGTAATTGGTGAGATTGAAGAAATTATCGGTCTAGATTGTAGTGGTGCAATTTTGGCATCTGCTAAAGAGGGGATTGGCATTGATGAGATTTTAGAAACAATTGTGGAGCGGGTACCACCAGCCCCGGACAGGGTAAAAGAACGGTTAAGGGCGCTGATTTTTGATAGCTACTACGACAGCTACCGGGGCGTGATTGTCTACTTCCGGGTAATGGATGGCACCGTGAAAAAGGGCGATCGCATTTATCTGATGGCGTCGGGTAAAGAATATGAAATCGACGAGTTAGGGGTTCTCTCTCCTACCCAAAAGCAAGTGGAAGAACTCCACGCTGGGGAAGTAGGTTATCTAGCAGCGGCGATTAGAGCTGTAGCTGATGCGCGGGTGGGTGATACAATTACTCTTGCCAATGCCAAAGCTGTAGACGCCTTGCCTGGTTACACAGAAGCCAACCCAATGGTTTTTTGCGGGATGTTCCCCATTGATGCTGACCAATTTGAAGATTTGCGGGAAGCTCTGGAAAAACTTAGGCTCAACGACGCAGCGTTACACTACGAACCAGAAACTTCCAGCGCGATGGGGTTTGGCTTCCGTTGCGGGTTCTTGGGTTTGCTGCACATGGAAATTGTCCAAGAACGGCTGGAGCGAGAGTATAACCTGGATTTAATTATTACAGCCCCATCTGTGGTTTATAAGGTCATCACCACCAAGGGAGAGGAACTGTACATTGATAATCCTAGCCATTTACCCGCCCCCAACGACCGCGAACGCATCGAAGAACCCTACGTTAAGGTAGAAATGATTACTCCAGAAATCTACGTGGGTAGTTTGATGGAGTTGTCGCAAAATCGCCGTGGCGTCTTCAAGGATATGAAATATCTCACCCAGGGACGCACCACCCTGACTTATGAGATTCCGTTAGCGGAAGTTGTCACCGACTTTTTCGACCAAATGAAATCGCGATCGCGGGGTTATGCGAGCATGGAATATCACCTCATCGGCTACCGCGAAAATCCTTTGGTGAAGCTGGATATTATGATTAACGGTGATCCGGTGGATTCTTTGGCGATGATTGTTCACCGTGATAAAGCTTATAACGTCGGACGGTCAATGGCTGAAAAGCTCAAAGAACTAATTCCGCGCCATCAATTTAAGGTGCCAATTCAGGCTTCGATTGGGAGTAAAGTGATCGCCAGTGAACATATCCCCGCCTTACGCAAAGACGTACTAGCTAAATGCTACGGCGGTGATATCAGCCGTAAGAAGAAACTCTTACAAAAGCAAGCCAAAGGTAAAAAGCGGATGAAGTCTGTAGGTACCGTAGATGTACCCCAAGAAGCGTTTATGGCGGTGTTGCGTTTAGATCAAAGCTAA
- a CDS encoding glycosyltransferase family 4 protein produces MKILVLSWEFPPRIVGGISRHVAELYPELVKLGHEIHLITVESGQASLYELVEGVHIHRVSVDTAKDFFHWVVNLNESMGRHGGKLMLEEGPFDLIHAHDWLVGDAAIALKHNFKVPLIATIHATESGRSNGINTETQSYINGKETLLADNAWRVIVCSEYMRSEVERALHSPGEKVDVIYNGIRAEKKQHHQDFHAQDFRRRFAEDDEKIVYYVGRMTYEKGVSLLLDAAPKVLWKMGGDVKFVIVGGGNTDNLKHQAWDLGIWHKCYFTGFLSDEYLDKFQTIADCGVFPSLYEPFGIVALESFASRVPVVVSNTGGFPEVVQHTKTGIVTLVNNPDSIAWGILEVLKNPGYRQWLVDNAYEDLERRFSWPKLAKQTENVYQRVIQERSQVVW; encoded by the coding sequence ATGAAGATTTTGGTGCTGAGTTGGGAATTCCCTCCGAGGATAGTTGGCGGAATTTCCCGTCATGTGGCTGAACTGTACCCAGAATTGGTGAAGCTAGGACATGAAATCCACCTGATTACAGTAGAATCTGGTCAGGCGTCGTTGTACGAACTGGTAGAAGGAGTGCATATACATCGAGTATCAGTGGATACGGCTAAAGATTTTTTCCACTGGGTGGTAAACTTGAATGAGAGCATGGGGCGTCATGGCGGTAAATTGATGCTGGAAGAAGGACCTTTTGATTTAATCCATGCTCATGATTGGTTAGTGGGAGATGCGGCGATCGCCCTGAAGCATAACTTTAAAGTGCCCCTCATTGCCACCATCCACGCTACTGAATCCGGGCGATCTAACGGTATTAATACAGAAACACAGAGTTATATTAATGGCAAAGAAACCTTACTAGCTGACAACGCTTGGCGAGTGATAGTGTGTAGCGAGTATATGCGCTCTGAAGTAGAACGAGCGCTACACAGTCCTGGGGAGAAGGTTGATGTCATATATAACGGTATTCGCGCAGAAAAGAAACAGCACCACCAAGATTTTCACGCTCAGGATTTTCGCCGTCGATTTGCTGAAGATGACGAAAAAATTGTGTACTACGTCGGACGCATGACCTACGAGAAAGGTGTATCTTTATTGCTGGATGCAGCGCCAAAGGTACTGTGGAAAATGGGGGGGGATGTAAAATTTGTAATTGTTGGTGGGGGTAATACTGACAATCTTAAGCATCAAGCCTGGGATTTGGGGATTTGGCACAAGTGCTATTTTACTGGTTTCCTCTCCGATGAATACTTAGATAAATTCCAAACCATTGCTGATTGTGGAGTGTTTCCCAGTCTTTACGAACCCTTTGGGATTGTGGCTTTAGAAAGCTTTGCGTCTCGCGTACCCGTAGTAGTTTCCAATACAGGCGGTTTTCCTGAAGTCGTGCAACATACCAAAACAGGTATTGTTACCTTAGTGAATAATCCCGATTCCATAGCCTGGGGAATTTTAGAAGTGTTGAAAAATCCCGGTTATCGGCAATGGTTGGTAGATAATGCTTATGAGGATTTAGAACGGCGCTTTAGCTGGCCGAAATTAGCCAAGCAAACCGAGAATGTGTATCAGCGAGTCATCCAAGAGCGATCGCAAGTTGTTTGGTAG